In the genome of Paenibacillus sp. GP183, the window CACAGGCTTACCCAATCTACAGGAGAGCTGAGCCGCTTTGGCAATAAGCTCTGCTTGCAATCCATCATTACCATTTACTTTTACATCAGTATTCCTTTGAATCGATTCGATAAATAATTGCGTTTCTTCAATATAAGCTTCATTATATCGTTCCAAAAAGAAATTTAGCGGTTTATCGCGATAAATTTTGTCCGCTGTGCTAATTTCAACCGTATTGGGAAAATCATTATTGGCGGCCAAGCTCCCCTTGCTTCCAAAAACCTCAACACGTTGATCATATCCATACACAGCCTGACGGCTGTTATCAATGACTCCAATAGCTCCATTAGCAAACTTTAGGGTGATGATAGCCGTATCCACATCCTCGTATTGAGCAAACACAGGGTTGACCAATACAGTTCCAATCGCAAACACTTCCTCCACATCGCTGCCGCATACGAAACGGGCCATATCAAAATCGTGAATAGCCATATCCATGAAAATTCCGCCGGACCCTTTAATGTAACCTTCATCGGGAGGGTTTGGATCTCTGGATGTAATCTTAACAATATGCGGAGTACCGATCTCCCCTGCTTGCACTCCAGCCTGGATACGTTTGAAATTATGATCAAAGCGCCGATTAAAGCCAATTTGCAGCTTGACTCCGCATTCACGCGCGGTATCTACTGC includes:
- the iolG gene encoding inositol 2-dehydrogenase: MNSVKVGVIGAGRIGKIHAANLLRLPRVKMIGIADLYANEALQDWADERGIPHVTKDNMEIIHNPEIDAIFICSITDTHGPLIMEAARAGKHIFCEKPVSMDIAQTQKAVDTARECGVKLQIGFNRRFDHNFKRIQAGVQAGEIGTPHIVKITSRDPNPPDEGYIKGSGGIFMDMAIHDFDMARFVCGSDVEEVFAIGTVLVNPVFAQYEDVDTAIITLKFANGAIGVIDNSRQAVYGYDQRVEVFGSKGSLAANNDFPNTVEISTADKIYRDKPLNFFLERYNEAYIEETQLFIESIQRNTDVKVNGNDGLQAELIAKAAQLSCRLGKPVKLKDVIALSQVTL